A region of Frederiksenia canicola DNA encodes the following proteins:
- a CDS encoding ABC transporter substrate-binding protein has protein sequence MQTKLKSAIASFCFASPLFFANNVQAEGRLTVYCSVQNEVCEDLTKQFSQKYNVQTNFIRGGTGTIFGRIKAEKDNPQADIWYGGTIEPHFQAGQLGLLAAYRSPKQAEIMPRFKSLLETQRGDFTSIVYMMVLGFGVNSEKFQKLGVPLPTKWADLLDPRLNDEIQLPDPRSSGTTYTVIATLIQLWGEEKTFEYLKKLDENVSQYVKSGLVTQNLSRGESAVSIGFVHSYATEKEKGAPVESVLPKDGVGYALGGASIIKGARNLENAKLFMDWALSKEAQEIPWRNHKLYQIPTNIYAEVSPRSVDIDQVKLVELDYDRFGSSEEGKRLVDKWAEEIKLSK, from the coding sequence ATGCAAACCAAACTAAAGTCCGCCATCGCATCATTTTGCTTCGCAAGTCCGTTATTTTTCGCAAATAACGTACAGGCAGAAGGGCGATTGACGGTTTACTGTAGTGTGCAAAATGAAGTGTGCGAAGATCTCACCAAACAATTTTCACAAAAATATAATGTCCAAACCAATTTTATTCGTGGCGGGACGGGGACAATTTTTGGGAGAATCAAAGCCGAAAAAGATAACCCGCAAGCAGATATATGGTACGGTGGTACGATTGAACCGCATTTCCAAGCTGGGCAGTTAGGGTTATTAGCAGCCTATCGTTCCCCTAAACAGGCTGAAATTATGCCGCGTTTTAAATCATTATTAGAAACCCAACGGGGAGATTTCACCTCTATTGTGTACATGATGGTGTTAGGTTTTGGCGTAAACAGTGAAAAATTCCAAAAATTAGGCGTGCCTTTACCAACAAAATGGGCAGATTTGCTTGATCCCCGTTTAAACGATGAAATCCAATTGCCAGATCCACGTAGTTCAGGTACGACTTATACGGTGATTGCGACACTTATTCAACTTTGGGGCGAAGAAAAAACGTTCGAATATCTAAAAAAATTAGATGAAAATGTCTCCCAATATGTGAAAAGTGGCTTAGTCACGCAAAATTTATCCCGTGGCGAAAGTGCGGTGAGCATTGGTTTTGTGCATAGTTACGCAACAGAGAAGGAGAAAGGGGCTCCCGTGGAATCCGTTCTACCTAAAGATGGCGTAGGCTATGCGTTGGGCGGAGCAAGTATTATTAAAGGTGCCAGAAACTTAGAGAATGCCAAATTATTTATGGATTGGGCTCTTTCAAAAGAAGCTCAAGAAATTCCGTGGAGAAACCACAAGCTGTACCAAATTCCTACCAATATTTATGCGGAAGTTTCGCCACGTTCGGTGGATATTGATCAGGTCAAATTAGTTGAATTAGACTACGATCGTTTCGGATCCAGCGAAGAAGGCAAGCGTTTGGTCGATAAATGGGCAGAAGAAATTAAATTGTCCAAATAG
- the agaR gene encoding transcriptional repressor AgaR has translation MKSSVERRSDILTLLQQTNSQRVEVLAQHFGVSSVTIRSDLNALEQQGYITRSHGFAVLKSRLINELSIADKRNHYPELKQRIGKMAATLLKNGDRVILDSGTTTKAIVSHLQHLSLTVLTNGLDVAMELTNCPNVEVRMTGGVLRKNAMSFSGVMADNNLRYNRFDKVFLGVDGFDLHKGVTTFNEQEAHLNRLMCDAADQVIVVTDSSKFGQYSDFVICQANQIDVLVTDDQLPRNYQEYLENAGVAVLIA, from the coding sequence ATGAAAAGCAGCGTTGAAAGACGTTCCGATATTTTAACGTTATTACAGCAAACTAACAGCCAGCGGGTTGAAGTGCTCGCACAACATTTTGGTGTGTCAAGTGTGACCATTCGTAGTGATTTGAATGCACTTGAGCAGCAGGGTTATATCACTCGATCCCATGGATTTGCTGTGTTGAAATCTCGACTTATTAATGAACTTTCTATTGCTGATAAACGTAATCATTACCCTGAATTAAAACAACGCATTGGTAAAATGGCTGCGACACTATTAAAAAATGGTGATCGAGTGATTTTAGATTCAGGTACAACAACGAAAGCAATCGTAAGTCACTTGCAGCATTTATCTTTGACTGTCTTGACAAATGGGCTTGATGTGGCTATGGAATTAACAAATTGTCCAAATGTTGAAGTGCGAATGACTGGTGGTGTGTTGCGAAAAAATGCGATGTCGTTTTCAGGGGTAATGGCGGACAATAACTTGCGTTATAACCGCTTTGATAAAGTCTTTCTTGGTGTTGATGGATTTGATTTGCACAAAGGTGTGACGACTTTTAACGAACAAGAAGCCCATCTCAATCGCTTAATGTGTGATGCAGCAGATCAAGTGATTGTGGTCACCGACTCGAGCAAATTCGGACAATACAGCGATTTCGTGATTTGCCAAGCGAACCAAATTGATGTGCTGGTGACTGACGATCAACTACCAAGAAACTATCAAGAATACCTTGAAAACGCAGGAGTTGCAGTGTTGATTGCGTAA
- a CDS encoding SIS domain-containing protein — translation MILNISNQTLESQKAFWTAKEIAQQPATWRETADIVATSQVKAFVAPLVERAKKGELRIIFTGAGTSAFIGQVVAPVLSEKLGCVVEAIASTDLVSNPYQYLFADKPTLLVSFGRSGNSPESIGAMDRVNDIVKQPYHLAITNNRNGALFVKCSENPTACFPLALPDSTHDQGFAMTSSASNMMLAALLAFAPDTFERHWVENVASVTETLLNEDALTIQHLAHLPLKRVVYLGSGHFQGLARETALKLLELTAGERLGFFESTMGFRHGPKSLVQNETLVFVFPSSHPYTEQYDRDLYHELVRDKKAREVVFVGDTSGQFKADICKLDDAARIFPFLVVGQLYAFYSSLHLGYTTDNPCPTGEVNRVVQGVTLYSYK, via the coding sequence ATGATCCTCAATATCTCAAACCAAACCTTAGAAAGCCAAAAAGCCTTTTGGACTGCTAAAGAGATTGCTCAACAACCTGCAACATGGCGGGAAACAGCAGACATCGTGGCAACTTCACAAGTTAAAGCCTTTGTGGCACCGCTTGTTGAACGAGCTAAAAAAGGCGAACTCCGCATTATTTTTACGGGGGCTGGCACCTCTGCATTTATCGGGCAAGTGGTGGCTCCTGTTCTGAGCGAAAAATTAGGCTGTGTGGTTGAAGCCATTGCCAGCACTGATTTAGTTTCCAATCCTTATCAATATCTTTTCGCTGATAAACCGACCTTACTGGTCTCTTTCGGGCGTTCTGGCAACAGCCCAGAAAGCATTGGGGCGATGGATCGGGTGAATGATATTGTAAAACAGCCATATCATTTGGCGATTACCAACAATCGCAACGGTGCCTTATTTGTAAAATGTAGTGAAAATCCAACCGCTTGCTTTCCTCTCGCCTTGCCTGACTCCACTCACGACCAAGGCTTTGCGATGACGTCTTCCGCCAGCAATATGATGCTTGCTGCACTACTTGCCTTTGCTCCTGATACTTTTGAACGCCACTGGGTGGAAAATGTTGCGAGCGTGACGGAAACCTTACTCAATGAAGACGCATTGACTATTCAACATCTTGCCCATTTACCGTTAAAACGGGTTGTCTATTTAGGTAGCGGGCATTTTCAAGGGCTTGCTCGTGAAACGGCATTGAAATTACTTGAACTCACCGCCGGCGAACGCTTGGGCTTTTTTGAATCAACAATGGGTTTCCGCCACGGACCAAAATCGTTGGTACAAAACGAAACGCTTGTGTTTGTGTTCCCTTCTTCTCACCCATACACCGAGCAATATGATCGAGATCTTTACCACGAACTAGTGCGGGATAAAAAAGCCCGTGAAGTGGTTTTCGTGGGAGATACAAGCGGTCAGTTTAAGGCTGACATTTGCAAATTAGACGATGCCGCACGCATTTTTCCCTTCTTAGTGGTAGGGCAGCTTTACGCGTTTTATAGCTCTTTACATCTTGGTTATACCACTGATAACCCTTGCCCAACAGGGGAAGTCAATCGTGTGGTGCAAGGTGTTACCCTTTATTCATATAAGTAA
- a CDS encoding PTS system mannose/fructose/N-acetylgalactosamine-transporter subunit IIB: MAILNVRIDGRLIHGQVANLWTSYLDITRIMVVDDAAAHNDIDKAGLRLACPAGVNLSVLTVEKAANNINEGRYDSQRVLIVTRDPQTLLRLVEQGVALTEINAGNMPKTEHTRPIRKTVHVTDADIDVFKQLSEKGIKLTAQLVPNEEKVDLMKLL; the protein is encoded by the coding sequence ATGGCAATTTTAAATGTGCGTATTGATGGACGGTTGATCCACGGACAGGTGGCAAACCTTTGGACATCTTACCTAGATATTACACGCATTATGGTCGTTGATGATGCAGCGGCGCATAATGATATTGATAAAGCAGGATTACGTTTAGCTTGCCCTGCAGGGGTCAATTTGAGCGTGCTGACGGTTGAGAAAGCCGCAAACAATATCAACGAAGGGCGTTACGATTCCCAACGGGTATTGATTGTCACAAGAGATCCGCAAACCTTGTTGCGGTTAGTGGAACAAGGCGTGGCATTAACTGAAATTAATGCAGGAAATATGCCAAAAACGGAGCATACACGTCCTATTCGTAAAACTGTGCATGTTACAGATGCGGATATTGACGTGTTTAAACAACTTTCTGAAAAAGGTATCAAACTGACCGCACAGCTAGTACCTAATGAAGAAAAAGTCGACTTAATGAAACTTTTATAG